The Capsicum annuum cultivar UCD-10X-F1 unplaced genomic scaffold, UCD10Xv1.1 ctg71136, whole genome shotgun sequence genome includes a region encoding these proteins:
- the LOC124894187 gene encoding protein ASPARTIC PROTEASE IN GUARD CELL 1-like, translating to MLSSMSEYSPDDLSHPDNPITTKTYPVSGEVVVALWIGSNLQRQLLLLDNGSRLLWWQCGPCEPNGCYEQDKEGLYDSTLSKHFQQINCVTDSAACFDGGRVQCSRQTTQCLYEVKYGSTGAGPRTYGFMAYEQITFSSILDYAKIKFGCGKNQMKGGAKFPTLFSGIVGLGAGLYKNGLEHYSLPSQLGATTFALCIPSATSGKESTLTFFGNP from the coding sequence ATGTTATCTTCCATGTCTGAATATTCACCTGATGATCTTAGCCACCCAGATAACCCGATTACCACCAAAACGTATCCTGTTAGTGGTGAAGTTGTGGTTGCCCTTTGGATTGGCAGTAATTTACAACGTCAACTACTACTTCTTGATAATGGAAGTCGTCTCCTTTGGTGGCAATGTGGTCCATGTGAACCAAATGGATGTTACGAACAAGACAAGGAGGGATTGTACGATTCAACTCTATCCAAACATTTCCAACAAATTAATTGTGTTACAGACAGTGCAGCTTGTTTCGATGGTGGTCGAGTTCAATGCTCTAGACAAACAACACAGTGTTTGTATGAAGTTAAATATGGAAGCACTGGTGCTGGACCAAGGACTTACGGATTTATGGCTTATGAGCAGATAACATTTTCTTCAATACTAGATTatgcaaaaattaaatttggTTGTGGAAAAAATCAAATGAAGGGAGGTGCGAAATTCCCAACATTATTTAGTGGAATTGTTGGTCTTGGTGCTGGTTTATATAAAAATGGACTTGAGCATTATTCATTGCCATCACAACTTGGTGCTACTACTTTCGCTTTGTGTATTCCTTCTGCAACTTCAGGGAAGGAATCTACACTCACCTTTTTCGGAAACCCATGA
- the LOC124894188 gene encoding protein ASPARTIC PROTEASE IN GUARD CELL 2-like produces the protein MLIHEINLTTGAEAKLMRNDKFPSFYYISNLDKITINDREVPIDPSHWDLGPDKYGGIFVDTGGYITKFPDDVYVKFRDIFRSEVKNVPLVRTPRTSIFDTCYRADKVDDLSVFPTVSFYFKGSKMPLFVREEQVMVLHKRSYCMGFGSSGSKRSVIGAKVLQTFGLTFDLYNWRLTLSPNACE, from the coding sequence ATGCTCATACATGAAATTAATTTGACAACAGGTGCAGAGGCAAAGCTGATGAGGAACGACAAGTTCCCTTCATTTTACTACATATCAAACTTGGACAAAATAACGATTAACGACAGGGAAGTTCCTATTGACCCTTCGCATTGGGATTTGGGCCCAGATAAATATGGTGGCATATTTGTTGATACTGGAGGCTATATTACCAAATTTCCAGATGATGTTTATGTCAAATTTAGGGATATATTTAGGTCAGAAGTTAAAAATGTGCCATTGGTTCGAACACCACGTACATCTATATTTGATACTTGTTATCGGGCTGATAAAGTCGATGATTTGAGCGTATTTCCAACTGTAAGcttttattttaaaggtagtaaAATGCCTCTTTTTGTTCGAGAAGAACAAGTGATGGTACTACATAAGAGAAGTTATTGTATGGGTTTTGGTAGTTCAGGTAGTAAGAGGTCCGTAATAGGTGCTAAGGTGCTACAGACTTTTGGGTTGACCTTTGATCTTTATAACTGGCGTTTGACCTTGTCCCCTAATGCTTgtgaatga